In the genome of Candidatus Electrothrix rattekaaiensis, the window AAGGGCAAAGGACGAGTCTTCTTTGAAGATGCCATGCTCTTTGCTCTTCTGCTCTTCCCTTGGGCTTTACGCCATTTCGACCTGCTCAATCAGGAACTCAAAGGGCCGGTATATCACCGCTTATCAAAATCTATCAGAGGTGAACTTGATCAAGTTTTTGCCCGCCGACTCAATCTCAAACGTGCGATCAAGGACAACATCACTACCCTGTTTGTGAATATGTCCTCCTTACAAAAAAATTGTAAGAATGACACTTGGCCAGCCTGGCTTCGAAAAAAGAGCTACTTCCCTGCCTGTTCCCGGTTCTACGCCCTGTACCAGGACGCAATTGCCGGGGAAACATTGACAGATATCAAACAGTTTATTGAAGAAGCTCCAAAAAACGTTACAAAGGTTCAGGAGTCGCCTGCGATACTTGCTGGGACGAACACGCCAGAAATACCCCATCGCGGGGGAAGAAGAGGCGGCAACAACCCGGCCTTTAGCAGTGAAAAACACGGTGTGTTTGGACTTCTCAAGGGATAAAATTGCGCTTTCTCCTCTACAATATCCGTTATGGGACCGGCATAGGAACGCAATTCCATTTCCCGGTTCCCTATGCGGGATATTTGAAGCGCTCAACAGAGAATTATCGACAGATTACTGAATTTATCAGCAGGCTGGCTCCTGACATTGTCGGACTTGTGGAAGTAGATTCCGGTTCTTTCCGAACAGGAAACTGCTGCCAAGCAGAATCGCTGGCTCGTCTCTTGGAGTATGATCATGTTGTTGAATCAAAATACCGTTGTGGCTCCCTACCACGACGAGTTCCGGTCCTTGCCAAACAGGGAAATGCCCTCCTGAGTAAGGAAAAATTTCTTGCTCATCAGTTTCATTTTTTTAAAAAAGGCATCAAACGGCTTGCCATTGAGGCCAAAACAGCAAACCTGACTGTTTTCCTCGTCCACCTCTCCCTGACCTATTACAACAGACAAAGCCAGCTCCAGCAACTGTATGAGTTGGTAAAAACAACGCAGGGGCCTGTCATCGTGGCTGGAGACTTCAATGTCCTGTGGGGCGACCACGAACTCGAACTCTTTCTTGCTGCAACCCGTCTCCGCAATGCCAACGATCAAGGCCATCCCTCTCACCCGAGCCGCTCACCAAAACGTCAGCTGGATTTCATTCTTTATAGCCAGAACCTGACCGTGCAAAATTTCTTTATTCCTGACGTTATATTTTCCGACCACGCCCCGCTTGTCTGCGATTTTTCGTTTCAACAATGAACCAGCTGCTTCGCTCCATGAAATCCCGGCTTGAGGTCAACGAGTTAAGGTCACCTCATAACACAACATCACAGTACACGGAGAGGATCACCAGTAAAATCTTCTGCACAACAAATTCACTCTTGCTCAACAGCAACCCAAATCAACTTGTTTTTTCATGATCCTAGAGAGCCACCTGTTGATGATCAGGGCGGCGCAGCCGCAACCGTCGTCTGGATTGACGTAAATGGCCTTGGTTGGGCAATTGGTGGCGCAGGCCCCGCATTCCATGCAGCCGTTATAATCCGTAATAGATGCCTTGTTGTTGCGCAGGGTAAAGATGCGGTGCGGGCATACGGTTACGCACATGCCGCAGCCGATACAGGCCTGCTCGTTCAGCCTGAGAATAGCGGCACCGTCAATATAACGAAAATCACGCATAGTTTTATACTCCTATGAAGGGGGCAATAATCCAGAGCAGCAGAGCAAAGAGGACGCTGCCGCACTGGATCGGCAGCCCTTTGCGCATTTCCTGTTCCACGCCGGAAAGGGAGGTGAAAGGGGTTGCTCCGGTGAAATTCATCGCCATATAGGATGACCCGGCCATAATCCAGAGCCAAGTTCCGATCTGTTCGGCAATCCCGGTTTCCGCCATAAAAGTTAACAGGTAGGCCATGCCCCCTATTGCGCCGGTCAGGGCTCCCTTGAACCAAAACTGACGGCCCGGAATCCAGGGCAGCAGGGCGGGAACGGCCAAGGCACCGGTCAAAATGGCACAAGCTGTGGCACCGACAGCGGTCCAGCCTCTGGCCCATGCCGCTGTCGGGGAATAGATATCCGGGCCGATACCGGAAAGGATAAAGCCGACAAGGGTTGCCAGGAGAAATTGTTTCCAGATAAGCGTGATCTCCACCGGAACTAGGGTCAGTCGTTCTGCCAAGGTGAAGGTCACCGAACGCTGGGCCTCGTCCGCCTTTTGATTTTGCCGCAGAAACTGCGGAATATCTTCGGCGCGGATCGGCCCGAAAACTCCCTTGAATCCGCATTGCTTTTTCAGCTCATGCAGGGCAACACCGATGGCCGCAAACTGGGGTAAAATTACTTCCCGGTGGGAGACAACCCGCTCCAGCCCGCTCTGTTGCACCTGCCGGGCGACCTCATCCGTGGAAAAGGTTCGCTTGCCCGCTGCACACCAGACATTGATTCCCCTGGTATCCACCACCAGGAGCCAACTATCCAGACCAGTTAATTCCCTGCGCAGCGCATCAAAACTGAGTTTATAGTTGGCAGTGACAAACACCGGTGACTCTGGGGAAGGGCTCCCCACGCCATATAAGCCCGGATTAACCTTGTAGCGGTTGCGGGTAATGCCTGTACGCACCCGTATCATTCCGAGATGATCCCGGAAGCCCAACACGGTCTTGACCCGGGGGACAGCACCAACAGCTGTTTCAATAAACCCTGCTACATAGGGCTGGAGAGCGTATCCAGGTAAATCGTGGATCCCCGACCTGGGATCAGATTTCGGCCCTCAGCAAGGGGCATCATCAAGGCTGACAGCCGGAACCAACGGGATTGTTCCTACCGGTTTCAATTCTTTCATGGGTTGTAAATCTCTTCTCTTAGGCTAGCGACCCCTGCTCAACGGAACAACAAACCATCCGCCACATGATCTAACCGTATTCGTTATGTCTTTTTATTTTCAGCCTTCTTAACCCGTATTTGATGACTACCAAGAGTTTTGTTGTTCAGGTTTTTGATTGCAGCTTTTGCCTCACCAGGCTTTGGCATCTCAATGAAGGCAAAACCTTTGGATGTACCGTTTTCAAGGTCGAGTACCAAGTTGCAATATTGAACGGCACCGAACTCTTGAAATATTTTTTTCAGCTCATCTTCTGTGGTTGATCGATCGAGGTTACGTATGAGTAATTTCATATGTACTCCAGTTGCAATGTATTTATAAGGACAAACGCATTCATATTTTAATCGCAGTGCCTCCTTTAACAGTCTCACGTCGATCATCCATTAATGAGAGAAGATACTCTCCAAAATCTCGAGAACAGAGTTCGATTGTATCGGTCGCTGCTAATGGATTACCAGAAAACAAAATATTTGAGATTGTTGTCTCAGCAAATGTGATTTTAATAAGAGGTTGTACAGGACCAACCCATCCCTGATTTTCCAAAGCCGTTGTTCCCTCGCATAAATATATGCCTTTCATATACTGGCTGATTTTGTTGTACACTTCACTCTCTCTCACTTTCGTAGATGTAGTCATGGCAGAACTGTCCATTCCTGTGAAATGTTTATAGGTGTCGAGAATGGTTTTAGAATTATGATCAAAAGAAAGATTCAACTGATAATGGGGTTGAAAATCAGGAGGTAAGGCTGCAAAAACAGTTGGCACTAAGAACCTGAAAAATGATGTAAGAGCTGACGAATCATATTCATCACTCCATGCCAACTCTATGCTAATTGACTCTAATTCGTTAAATTTATTTTGATGTACATTATTTACATTGTTTGCATCTGGGTTTGAGCCACACCCCGCAGACATTACAGCAAAGGATAACATAAAAAGGCACACTGAAAATTTGCAGAATTTCATTATTATTCCTTTGTTAAGTTGATATAACGTTGACATAATCGGCGTGCTTCAGCGAGTCCGTGTTTATGGACTTGTGTACCCTCGTCGTGTACCTTTGACGGGCTATCACGTTGTGAACCGTAACAAAATTACGAGCCAATGGCAAGGGCGTTACCGTGAGGCAAGCGGCTCCTACTCAGCTGGACAACAAACCATCCGCCA includes:
- the hgcB gene encoding mercury methylation ferredoxin HgcB; its protein translation is MRDFRYIDGAAILRLNEQACIGCGMCVTVCPHRIFTLRNNKASITDYNGCMECGACATNCPTKAIYVNPDDGCGCAALIINRWLSRIMKKQVDLGCC
- the hgcA gene encoding mercury methylation corrinoid protein HgcA — its product is MKELKPVGTIPLVPAVSLDDAPCUGPKSDPRSGIHDLPGYALQPYVAGFIETAVGAVPRVKTVLGFRDHLGMIRVRTGITRNRYKVNPGLYGVGSPSPESPVFVTANYKLSFDALRRELTGLDSWLLVVDTRGINVWCAAGKRTFSTDEVARQVQQSGLERVVSHREVILPQFAAIGVALHELKKQCGFKGVFGPIRAEDIPQFLRQNQKADEAQRSVTFTLAERLTLVPVEITLIWKQFLLATLVGFILSGIGPDIYSPTAAWARGWTAVGATACAILTGALAVPALLPWIPGRQFWFKGALTGAIGGMAYLLTFMAETGIAEQIGTWLWIMAGSSYMAMNFTGATPFTSLSGVEQEMRKGLPIQCGSVLFALLLWIIAPFIGV
- a CDS encoding RNA-binding protein translates to MKLLIRNLDRSTTEDELKKIFQEFGAVQYCNLVLDLENGTSKGFAFIEMPKPGEAKAAIKNLNNKTLGSHQIRVKKAENKKT
- a CDS encoding endonuclease/exonuclease/phosphatase family protein, coding for MRFLLYNIRYGTGIGTQFHFPVPYAGYLKRSTENYRQITEFISRLAPDIVGLVEVDSGSFRTGNCCQAESLARLLEYDHVVESKYRCGSLPRRVPVLAKQGNALLSKEKFLAHQFHFFKKGIKRLAIEAKTANLTVFLVHLSLTYYNRQSQLQQLYELVKTTQGPVIVAGDFNVLWGDHELELFLAATRLRNANDQGHPSHPSRSPKRQLDFILYSQNLTVQNFFIPDVIFSDHAPLVCDFSFQQ